The following coding sequences are from one Nicotiana tabacum cultivar K326 chromosome 1, ASM71507v2, whole genome shotgun sequence window:
- the LOC107823455 gene encoding uncharacterized protein At5g43822-like isoform X1: MENIVKKYQQRFRKVKEEMDTWNDLQSRLLSQFTNASSIIQRLQILQDSKNYGALSCVEGIAEAVLLKQMDSLQTILLSMNQTLENFRSVVLSLEKMVRDGRQLVKGGYTQVTVKQLQQRVGVKPSIADCLDGLKLLCEMHQSDATDDLGTLQQLLVDQPNIPKEEVQFIFDIIFAEEMA, encoded by the exons ATGGAAAATATAGTTAAAAAGTATCAGCAGAGattcaggaaggtgaaggaagaGATGGACACGTGGAATGATCTTCAATCTCGACTGCTTTCTCAGTTCACCAATGCTTCTTCCATCATTCAGCGGTTACAG ATTCTTCAAGATTCTAAGAATTATGGTGCCCTGAGTTGTGTTGAAGGCATTGCAGAAGCTGTTTTGCTTAAGCAAATGGATTCTCTTCAAACTATCTTGCTTTCTATGAATCAAACTCT GGAAAATTTTCGTTCTGTCGTGTTATCGCTTGAGAAGATGGTTCGTGATGGTAGACAGCTCGTAAAAGGGGGATACACTCAAGTAACTGTGAAACAGCTGCAGCAACGCGTTGGAGTAAAACCAAGCATTGCTGATTGCTTGGATGGGCTAAAACTTCTCTGTGAGATGCACCAATCAGA TGCAACTGATGATTTAGGCACGCTTCAGCAACTGTTGGTTGATCAGCCTAACATCCCCAAAGAGGAAG TACAATTCATTTTTGATATCATATTCGCTGAAGAGATGGCTTGA
- the LOC107823455 gene encoding uncharacterized protein At5g43822-like isoform X2: MENIVKKYQQRFRKVKEEMDTWNDLQSRLLSQFTNASSIIQRLQILQDSKNYGALSCVEGIAEAVLLKQMDSLQTILLSMNQTLENFRSVVLSLEKMVRDGRQLVKGGYTQVTVKQLQQRVGVKPSIADCLDGLKLLCEMHQSEYHLKLSVISAVALKPRFHMTQFFYTYFPF; the protein is encoded by the exons ATGGAAAATATAGTTAAAAAGTATCAGCAGAGattcaggaaggtgaaggaagaGATGGACACGTGGAATGATCTTCAATCTCGACTGCTTTCTCAGTTCACCAATGCTTCTTCCATCATTCAGCGGTTACAG ATTCTTCAAGATTCTAAGAATTATGGTGCCCTGAGTTGTGTTGAAGGCATTGCAGAAGCTGTTTTGCTTAAGCAAATGGATTCTCTTCAAACTATCTTGCTTTCTATGAATCAAACTCT GGAAAATTTTCGTTCTGTCGTGTTATCGCTTGAGAAGATGGTTCGTGATGGTAGACAGCTCGTAAAAGGGGGATACACTCAAGTAACTGTGAAACAGCTGCAGCAACGCGTTGGAGTAAAACCAAGCATTGCTGATTGCTTGGATGGGCTAAAACTTCTCTGTGAGATGCACCAATCAGA GTACCATCTTAAATTATCGGTCATATCAGCAGTTGCTTTAAAACCCAGGTTTCATATGACACAgtttttttacacttattttcCTTTCTAG
- the LOC107823455 gene encoding uncharacterized protein At5g43822-like isoform X3: MENIVKKYQQRFRKVKEEMDTWNDLQSRLLSQFTNASSIIQRLQILQDSKNYGALSCVEGIAEAVLLKQMDSLQTILLSMNQTLENFRSVVLSLEKMVRDGRQLVKGGYTQVTVKQLQQRVGVKPSIADCLDGLKLLCEMHQSDTIHF; the protein is encoded by the exons ATGGAAAATATAGTTAAAAAGTATCAGCAGAGattcaggaaggtgaaggaagaGATGGACACGTGGAATGATCTTCAATCTCGACTGCTTTCTCAGTTCACCAATGCTTCTTCCATCATTCAGCGGTTACAG ATTCTTCAAGATTCTAAGAATTATGGTGCCCTGAGTTGTGTTGAAGGCATTGCAGAAGCTGTTTTGCTTAAGCAAATGGATTCTCTTCAAACTATCTTGCTTTCTATGAATCAAACTCT GGAAAATTTTCGTTCTGTCGTGTTATCGCTTGAGAAGATGGTTCGTGATGGTAGACAGCTCGTAAAAGGGGGATACACTCAAGTAACTGTGAAACAGCTGCAGCAACGCGTTGGAGTAAAACCAAGCATTGCTGATTGCTTGGATGGGCTAAAACTTCTCTGTGAGATGCACCAATCAGA TACAATTCATTTTTGA
- the LOC107823455 gene encoding uncharacterized protein At5g43822-like isoform X4 has translation MENIVKKYQQRFRKVKEEMDTWNDLQSRLLSQFTNASSIIQRLQILQDSKNYGALSCVEGIAEAVLLKQMDSLQTILLSMNQTLENFRSVVLSLEKMVRDGRQLVKGGYTQVTVKQLQQRVGVKPSIADCLDGLKLLCEMHQSEYA, from the exons ATGGAAAATATAGTTAAAAAGTATCAGCAGAGattcaggaaggtgaaggaagaGATGGACACGTGGAATGATCTTCAATCTCGACTGCTTTCTCAGTTCACCAATGCTTCTTCCATCATTCAGCGGTTACAG ATTCTTCAAGATTCTAAGAATTATGGTGCCCTGAGTTGTGTTGAAGGCATTGCAGAAGCTGTTTTGCTTAAGCAAATGGATTCTCTTCAAACTATCTTGCTTTCTATGAATCAAACTCT GGAAAATTTTCGTTCTGTCGTGTTATCGCTTGAGAAGATGGTTCGTGATGGTAGACAGCTCGTAAAAGGGGGATACACTCAAGTAACTGTGAAACAGCTGCAGCAACGCGTTGGAGTAAAACCAAGCATTGCTGATTGCTTGGATGGGCTAAAACTTCTCTGTGAGATGCACCAATCAGAGTATGCATAG